Sequence from the Dysidea avara chromosome 5, odDysAvar1.4, whole genome shotgun sequence genome:
atctttgtttcaccatagcctttttgagggccacactgttttttacagcttgactgttttggattagatatatatactaGTAGTGCTGGGGTTCACTACCTAGCTGAGAATTAACTTTAAACTCACAACAACAGACCAATAGGCTTGTTTCTACTATTAATgttacatttctctgttacaagcagccaTCAACAGTAGGCTCTTTACATAAGCTAAACTTCAGACCACTGAGGCCAACTGGGTCTGGGCATgtaggcacatgatttttgcctacttttcaaacttccatcactcaacTTTTTATAcgattatgctatggcaatgaaataTTTGCTCTTATAGTAAGCACTTAATTGGCGTTAtggtgcaagttacagaatgaaaatattctgctccagtactgagatattacctgttgtgtgacagggtgtagtttgtgcccacaaaccctatttttgcaggcccggtcacatatacttatACATAATAATGTATGATCAGTCCTGTAGTAGCCAGTATCTTCAGAGAATTACATAGACCTCTGTGGTTTGATTTAAATGGCTTGTGGTTCATGTGCTTAAGTAACATGAATGCATATGGTCACCAATCTATACCATAGCTACAACAGATTTCTGCATGTAGAAATATGGCATTGTTAAATCATGAATATATAATGATCAGTTGATCAGTGTATGTAATCATAGCTATAGGTTCCACATAGCATTAATACATACCTTGCAACATTAGCATATTCATATGCACAGCATCCTCCATAATCCACAAGTTCTTCGATCTACAGTATTTGTACACAAACTTATGTACTTATACAACCTGTATAGGCAATTACATGTGTGCATTACATATTGACTGATATACGTATGTTAGTATGCATGTAGAACCTATATTATAAAGTTCTGCAAAGAGTGGGCTTTGAGTCAAAACTATATACCTTtctaaatattacaattacagtaCACAAGGACCCTCATGTGAAGCAGTAAAGGTTAACAGAACATATTGTAAGCTTTTTAACACTACAATAGAtcagattttggaaaaccagtcttaataTCAGGCTTGAAACCATGTGTCACCATTGAAGCACTTATATACCTGATAAAACAGTTCACATTGTAATTCAATGTACTGACTAGTGATTCTAATCTGATTAGAAGTTTGGAATGCCTTATTTTAATCATAAACATTTGAGTTGTAAAATGTgagattttccaaaatccagtcacatagcTATTATACTGTATACGTACACTGGATATTGTACAGTTATGTTAACTGATCAAAGGGTGGTCACAAGATGTTAGGAATGTCAGATACATCAATGTcggttacaataataataatatctccTGTTTAGAACTCTGCGTGCAGGTTGTAAATGTATACTGTGTTTACCTGACTACAAGTAAGACAATCATCAGTGCCACATGGTGTTGTGCTTGAGTTTTCGGCTAGTGCAACCTAaacaattaatgttttatatcacatatgtacataattatgtaataaatgGTACACTTGTAGTAGCACTGCCATGGCAGCTTCAACTGATTTGCaaattatatatagctacaatttACTTTCAATATTCATGCCCAAACTGTAGGCTGCTAAGGGCAACAGTTATATGCATTGTTAGAGATCATGCTCACTCTTCAAAATCATGATGAAAGTACTGGCTGAATGAATGCACTATGGATCATTCCATTCTTCCTTAATTttaccaggggcagatccagacttttggaaaCAGGGAGGTCAAAATGAAATGGTACTACATTGTCAGGTGAAACCAAAAAAATGTCACAGCCTGcatgctgacaatagctgcccaccccACCAACTACACATTTATTGCTGACAAAGTACATAacaatccttacatagctcgctacacactgctctgaatattgtgactgctttattagagtgactgctctattagagtatctcgatcttgtatataTGTTAACTTGGAgagggtcaagagcccccctcAACCCCCATACCCCCttcctgtatctgccactggtgATGACCCTGCTCATGAgtcactatatagctacaatttCATCTGCATTGTCGAGCATGATAGAGCTTAATAAATTGTTGCATCATACAAGGCATGTGACCCAGATATTCTATGCAGCAGATGATCCAACCCTGTTAAAACCCTACCCTGCACTGTAGTTTTAGCTAGATAACTTGAAGTTACAATCTTTTGTAACCTGTATcttaccacaaacaaattgaTTCAGTTTAGCTACCAGGCACATGCAGCGTTCAGTTAACTATAATTTTGCTACTTGTTGAGATATACACACCATACAACTATTAATGGTGTAGTATCTGTTTCATGTATTTACACTTACAAATCCAGCATCAGATAACACTGAAAGAATCTGTGCACAGCTATCCCTGCCATTTGAGAGACAGCCGATTACTACAGCAACTGCAAAGGCTTCATCTTCCTGTGTGTCACAATGTACACAGTCAGTTTCTCAACAATATCATGTCCATGATCATGATCTACTTAAGTCATTGGTACATTATTTTAGGTAGTATGGAAAATGAtagaaatacattaggccttaCTAGATTTGTCCTCATGCCATAGCAGTACATGGCTTTAGATCTGAAAATGCTGACTTTGTCCTCATGCCATGGCAGTACATGGCTTTAGATCTGGAAATGCTGACTTTGTCCTCATGCCATGGCAGTACATGGCTTCGGAAATGCTATAGTCAGGTTAATCTGTGTCATTAGACTGAACCTGTACAATTATTGACCTTATTTTGTAGCTAATGACATGCAACTTTTATCACTTTTATCTAGATGTGTATAATATTCCACCTAATCTGTAGCTACACATCAAAGGAAAACAGGGCGTGTATGGTGATTAAGCCCCAGTGGTAGAAGTTAAAACCTTAGAAATCTTTTGAGTAAAAGACTTTGCATTTACCACATCAATAGATGTTCTTATGATCTCACCTATTTCAAAGTATAGGGTAGAATCCACCTACACCACTGCGGACTCTTGTATTCTTTTGTGAGAATCAAAGCCATAAACAAGGTAGCTAAGCATTACATTATAAAGTATCCACTTTTACATCTGTAAGCTTTAAATCCTTATTAAGGCAGCTATGGTGTAGGAGATGTTAACTCACTCAACTACCAGAATGATTACCTCCGTATAGACACTCAGAAAAGCAATCAGCTCTGTTCAATTAATTGGCTATGCACATATACTTGCATGATTACTAAGACAATGCAGCCGCAAAGTCACTGTTTTCTTAGTTATTCTGATTGGACCAGGCACTGACTATATACAAATTGGATATGGCCTGTTAGCCATATCGCTAGCTATAGACAATAACTTACATAACACTCGGTAGCTACTGCAAGAAGTAATGGTTCGCAAGAAGGAGTACAAGCAGTTGAGATGTCAGCATCAGACAACGTAGCTCCCGCGTCAATGGCGATACCAATGTCGACGAAGGCACTTAAGCAATTGGGGTTGGTTCTAATAAATTGCAGCGCGCTAATGCAAGCTGCAGATAATTCTTCTTGACCATTAACCACCGTGAAAAGTATCAGTGCAGATAACACTGTGATTAGTAAAGCCATGGCCTTAGCTTCGAAACTAGCTAGAAGCTCGACTCGGATATATCTCAGTTCACAGTGACACTAGCTAATAGGGAATTACTGCAAGTTCATGTCACTATTTAAGGTGCCACATACTTCCGGCATACCCATCAAGGCACATGCACTGTGGTGTGTACATACAGTGCCAAAAACGGCCTTGGACAGGTCCATGCAGGGGCGGAAAagacacctttatttagggGGGCTGGGattagtctcgtcctcgcagacccattctccggggcggcgcttatcgattagagattataagcgcctccccggagaatgggtctgcgaggacgagactaggcTGGGATGTAGCAAGGCTTGCGGGTGACATGCCTTACGTAGTGCGCAAAGCACACCAACATGCGAAGCATgccaatctaggggggtctgggggcatagaccatatgccccccaggaaattttgaaaatcagttaggtcctctgagattgaatctgggagCAGTTTATTGGACTACATTTAGTAGCATATTAAAGTGACCTTGAGGCATTTATATTAGTATCCAATGAACCTATAATGAGGTCTGGGGACAtcctccaggaaatttttgagatttaGACTCTCAAAATTGAACTTGATCTGAGAGTGACTTTAGCAATCACCATTATTGTTGACTGTAAATTGTATTAGGGTGAGGGGTGACTGCTCTTGATTCATATATAGAATCCAGCTGATTTACCAGAATTGCAGGTAGCTAAGCATttgggtggggtctattctacggaacagAATGGAATACCATTGCTCAAACTTCCCATCAGCGGACCTCCAGCTGGTAATCAAACATACCCCCTCAagaaagatagaaacaattaaaggattgattgtgggttcttgttagTTGTCATTAGCAATGaaatattaattgtgggattagctGTCTCAGTGATTGTTCTCCCTGATATACCAATAAGCAGtgctcttcaattcatttattacatGACCAAGGGGAGTTTGCTACTGcaatatacagtagctgattggaaATATTTCTGCTGATATTGACAAGCTATTAAGCACTGCAGGCCAATCAGTTTTATGTCCACAAAGAAATGATCTCCAAGAAACCAGAAAGACACTAGTGAGGAAAAGGCTAcaactttattcagtctaactTAAGCATAATAGCTGTGTGGCTGagtgagtgaggtatcactttcagaatgctCAGACCACAAATTGATGAGATGCacggattcatcaaattttagtTGCAATGGACTACAATTTTAATGGTGAGCTGAATTTTCTCCCTGTAAAAGGAAAATCTTACTGAGTCTTTAACTGTAAAAAATTCTAGCATTATATACGTAATTCACTATATGTGCTAGTTAATTATCGTAAAGTATGTACTAATTACAAGTACACTTGAGTTTGATGAT
This genomic interval carries:
- the LOC136255456 gene encoding uncharacterized protein, which produces MALLITVLSALILFTVVNGQEELSAACISALQFIRTNPNCLSAFVDIGIAIDAGATLSDADISTACTPSCEPLLLAVATECYEDEAFAVAVVIGCLSNGRDSCAQILSVLSDAGFVALAENSSTTPCGTDDCLTCSQIEELVDYGGCCAYEYANVASDVVGGFSADQIFTICGIANPGSCTEVIIGDSGDATMAKGISIFTLFITAAFTTMIQQ